The Helicoverpa armigera isolate CAAS_96S chromosome 7, ASM3070526v1, whole genome shotgun sequence genomic sequence AACTTAATTAcctattgtttgtttgaagttaAAAATGTGCGGAAAGTAGTggaactttatttataaaaatgtgtttttttaatgtcgagtcataattcatttttattgcacatttttGTTTCCTTATTTTGCGAATTATAATTTGTCTAAACatttagcaaaacaaaaacGAGCTAAGTTAGAttacaaaagtatatttttgtgttatattaCCTAAGTTACGGCTACAAAAACAAAGGATAATAAGaacaattttctaaatatttatttcttgttttgcAGTAATCCCAACACAAGGGACGAATAAAGAGAAGAATCAGGTATCCTCGCCAGTTGAAGACGATGGTCCTGACGTGGTCTCCACCATCATCGGCAAGTATGGACGCTGGCAGCTGCTGATGACCTTCCTCCTGTCTCTCTTCTCATTGCCCTGCACATTCCACATATACCTGCCGACGTTCACCGTaagttattatgatttatttacctttttaatTGGTTAGATAACCCCAAATGCAGTTTGTGTGCAGTGGAACGGCACGTTGCTTTATTGCTCTAATTGACTTCTAATTGGTGTTTGGGATAGGTTAAATAATACACAGTACCTGCTACGATTTAATAACCAGTATGTCCtagtatacttttatttttagtactatTGGGTTAGGACTTAAAAAATGGtccaaacataaaattacaagaATGTTATTCTCCAAGATACTACAGGGTCATTTTTGAAACAAAGGGCCACAATTAacctgtttaaaataaaaactacgttTTTGACTACATTACCTGCCTTGAACCTTTGGTGATATTTCGGTACACCTTGGACGTCTTCGAATCATGACCACAAAGAAACtacaatgttaagttttcattttaaaaaggtTAAATAACCTGTTGATACTTTACTACAATAACAATTTACGTCAACACACCACATTatcaactttttaaatataatttcctaACTGTTCTTCTATTATCTTACTTCTAGATGAAGGACACTACATTCTGGTGCAGAAGGCCCGCAAATTTATCGAGCCTACCATTATCGGCGTGGATAAACTACAGCCAGCCTCATGGAGGTTGCACCGTGAGAACACTCACCTCAGATGTGACAGTTGAGAGCATACTGAACCACACAGCTCCTCTCTTAGACTCCTTCCAGAAATGCACGGAGTTCGGCTATGATAGGTCCGAAGTTGGGAGCACGATAATATCGGAATGGAATCTGGTGTGTGACCGAGCTCACCTCACGAGCCTTGCCGAAGTCATGTTCTTAGTCGGTGTGGGCATCGGAGGAGTGGTCGGTGGCTGGATATCTGATAGGTAAGGATGCTCATATTTACAATTTTCCTAGAAGTAAACTTCGTACACTAAACGTATACATGCAATATACTGGCCCGTTTATATAGAAAATCAAAGTAAtggcaaaaatacatattttcaattatagtgCATAATTATCCTTGTATTTTATGTGAACGAGGAAAAGatactgtaaaatattaatgttacttTCTTACATTCCAGATTCGGTCGCAAACGCATTCTGATGAGCATGATGGTGGCACAGAGCTCGCTGGCTATCCTCGCACTGCTGGTCCGTTCCTTCGTACAATACGTGGTCGTAAGACTAATCATGGGCTTCGTCTCTGTCTCCGTGGTATATGCTGCCTTTGTGCTCTCTGTGGAACTGGTGGGAGGCAAGTGGGTGACGATTGCAGGAGTGTGCAACTTCTTCTGGCTGCCCCTAGCGTACCTCATTGTGACGCTGTTGTCTCTTGTTCTGCCGAACTGGCGGGACCTGCAACTGAGCTTGTCTATTCCCGGATGTCTGTTACTTGCACTATGGTGAGGGTTCTTTTGTTTGTCTTTGTATAAAATTACAGTTACATTGAGCGCTTGTCTTTTTTACTATCGAATAAACATAttgctgaaatatttaatttgagcaaaaaaattaacaaagtaaTGAGTACATCCTATTAAATTGTTATACATTGTAGTCATTTAAttactacaaataaattaagttgtAAATGCTTCCtcataacattgaaatattatttttacaggtTTGTGTTACCAGAATCACCGAGATGGCTGCTCAGTATGGGAAAGACTCATGAAGCCAAAGTAATATTGGAGAAAGCTGCCAAGATTAACAAGCGCGAATTCCCCGCTGACATCGACAAACTGCTGCTACTGCATAAACCGGAGGAGACCAGTGAACTACCCAGAGTCGCCATGTTGTTCACGGGAGTACTACGCAAGAGGACAATATGCCTATTCTTATCATGGTTCTGCATGACTATCGCCTACTATGGCCTACTGCTGAACATCGGAAACTTCAACCTGGGAAATTTGCACGTCACATCCATGATCTTAGCTGTTGTCGAAATACCAGCAGTAGCGATTAGTATCCCGATTCTCTTGAAGGCTGGAAGGCGGATACCGATTTTCATCAGCATGTTAACTTGTGGACTCGCTTGCGTCGCTAGTGAAATATTCTCGATTGCGCTTAACGATGACTGGATCCAGATCGCCTGCCTGATGATCGGGAAGTTTTCTATCGGTGCCACGAACATGATGATGCCAATATTCACTGTGGAACTTTACCCAACGGTGGTAAGAAACCTCGGCGTGGGTGCCAGTCAGATAGCAGCCGGGCTTGGACTTATATGCATTCCGTACTTATGGAAACtggtaagataaataaaaaaaatacatataaataccgTGGTTAATTTacgaaaattacatttaattaagaaCTTCCTGATGATTAAATTCTGTGAGTTGAAGCAGACATCCTTACATGCATGAGTCGCATTCACATTTGTCATAAAGGATTTAGCATaaattatcttattaaataCTGCATAAACTGCTTCCTGGATTCAAAAAGTCTTGGTTTGTTGCGATtgtaatttgaactttattttgtgttat encodes the following:
- the LOC110370279 gene encoding organic cation transporter protein isoform X2, encoding MGDVNKVNSFPDIMRKCFKMGLFKIIPTQGTNKEKNQVSSPVEDDGPDVVSTIIGKYGRWQLLMTFLLSLFSLPCTFHIYLPTFTMKDTTFWCRRPANLSSLPLSAWINYSQPHGGCTVRTLTSDVTVESILNHTAPLLDSFQKCTEFGYDRSEVGSTIISEWNLVCDRAHLTSLAEVMFLVGVGIGGVVGGWISDRFGRKRILMSMMVAQSSLAILALLVRSFVQYVVVRLIMGFVSVSVVYAAFVLSVELVGGKWVTIAGVCNFFWLPLAYLIVTLLSLVLPNWRDLQLSLSIPGCLLLALWFVLPESPRWLLSMGKTHEAKVILEKAAKINKREFPADIDKLLLLHKPEETSELPRVAMLFTGVLRKRTICLFLSWFCMTIAYYGLLLNIGNFNLGNLHVTSMILAVVEIPAVAISIPILLKAGRRIPIFISMLTCGLACVASEIFSIALNDDWIQIACLMIGKFSIGATNMMMPIFTVELYPTVVRNLGVGASQIAAGLGLICIPYLWKLSILSKHLPMLTIAALAAIGGAIILLLSGTSSQQQEEPVTDKKRPTYDSSPRNGTFTITDDRGQ
- the LOC110370279 gene encoding organic cation transporter protein isoform X1, giving the protein MKSRKNSSDPAPELQELLQKPHSLTLIADGRRTTIIPTQGTNKEKNQVSSPVEDDGPDVVSTIIGKYGRWQLLMTFLLSLFSLPCTFHIYLPTFTMKDTTFWCRRPANLSSLPLSAWINYSQPHGGCTVRTLTSDVTVESILNHTAPLLDSFQKCTEFGYDRSEVGSTIISEWNLVCDRAHLTSLAEVMFLVGVGIGGVVGGWISDRFGRKRILMSMMVAQSSLAILALLVRSFVQYVVVRLIMGFVSVSVVYAAFVLSVELVGGKWVTIAGVCNFFWLPLAYLIVTLLSLVLPNWRDLQLSLSIPGCLLLALWFVLPESPRWLLSMGKTHEAKVILEKAAKINKREFPADIDKLLLLHKPEETSELPRVAMLFTGVLRKRTICLFLSWFCMTIAYYGLLLNIGNFNLGNLHVTSMILAVVEIPAVAISIPILLKAGRRIPIFISMLTCGLACVASEIFSIALNDDWIQIACLMIGKFSIGATNMMMPIFTVELYPTVVRNLGVGASQIAAGLGLICIPYLWKLSILSKHLPMLTIAALAAIGGAIILLLSGTSSQQQEEPVTDKKRPTYDSSPRNGTFTITDDRGQ